In a genomic window of Diabrotica undecimpunctata isolate CICGRU chromosome 2, icDiaUnde3, whole genome shotgun sequence:
- the Herc4 gene encoding probable E3 ubiquitin-protein ligase HERC4 isoform X1, whose product MFGWGSTIHGELGLGGIEEEYIITPTNVDWYLANTVIKAALGENHTLLLTKEGKIYSCGSNDYGQLGHDQPRKRPRMSLFKPVAGLEAHHIVGITCGSRHSMALNQWGQVFSWGSNLHGQLGYDTDEQIQAIPKTIRRLAAYSIVQICSGQRHSVALASSGEILTWGANNFGQLGVGHLPSKVESNPKIISTLLGVPIALVACGANHNFAISKSGAVFGWGKNTHGQLGINHNENKMFPEHLKTLRNIRVRYIACGEEFSMFLTLDGGVLTCGSGMYGQLGHGTMSNEILPRQVIELMGSTITQIACGRQHSLALVPSRGRVYSFGTGGCGQLGARKTTNASTPQVVLGPWVSPSGMSLIPVAQDVKNLVIHRIFAGGDHCFVSVIKKDSKVPPFDGRDIDPSTQITILSYNFVKNLLRISAKDTVDQDVWTFLETAFKSLACMNGSFLLDNDAHYICNIRHHGVNVAVAEDAFSYIAKIENESIKNLIWNGIVDNIIPSLIPSPPDQEALRIYLTLPLYHEFNNPKQHSKLHKPFANAVLMLTKNATNIVCAWWRMMSNDYFERLVNSFKSVASFIIRNQKVPEGSLIFYDPSLVAVLDVLKFLNDVNHLEGGLKVSYDTFYISDLTEFMNIRYDYVYWLRQQATRVQSDRVLLCSYPFVFDANAKVQLLETDQQIQMHNAITDAAQRAAMAMLFSPHNLHAIQSHLVLNVTRENIVEDAIRELMNSDINDLKKPLRVRFAGEEAEDAGGVTKEFFLLLLREILDPKYGMFQEYEETRAIWFSESCFEDISIYNFIGKFLGLAIYNFTIIDIPFPLALYKKLLGEPIGLADLKGLSPTVANSLQCLLDYTENDMQDVFSLYFDISRESFGETVTIPLQANGSDIPVTQENKQDYVTLYVNYIFNESVKHQYEAFRDGFMRVCDSKLLELFRSHELMDMITGNENYDWHALEEAAEYKNGYKSSDKTIRWFWEVIHEMSLAEKKKFLLFLTGSYRIPIQGMKGVKIYIQPTNDEKYLPVAHTCFNLLDLPKYKTKERLKYKLMQAIQQTEGFSLV is encoded by the exons ATGTTCGGCTGGGGAAGTACTATTCATGGCGAATTAGGATTGGGTGGTATTGAAGAGGAGTATATCATCACACCCACAAATGTAGACTGGTACTTGGCCAACACAGTCATTAAAGCAGCCTTGGGCGAAAACCACACTCTTCTCCTCACCAAAGAAGGGAAGATATACTCTTGTGGAAGCAATGACTATGGACAGTTGGGGCATGACCAGCCACGGAAGAGGCCACGTAtgtctttattta AACCGGTAGCAGGACTAGAAGCTCATCATATAGTAGGAATAACATGCGGTTCCAGGCACTCCATGGCCTTGAATCAGTGGGGACAAGTGTTTTCGTGGGGATCGAATTTGCACGGACAATTGGGCTACGATACTGATGAACAAATCCAAGCAATACCGAAGACAATAAGGAGATTAGCCGCCTACAGTATAGTTCAGATTTGTTCGGGACAGAGGCATTCTGTGGCCTTAGCTAGCA GTGGTGAAATATTAACATGGGGGGCAAACAATTTTGGCCAACTTGGAGTAGGTCATCTTCCATCCAAAGTGGAATCCAACCCAAAAATAATATCCACTCTGTTAGGTGTTCCCATAGCACTTGTCGCTTGCGGTGCTAACCATAATTTTGCCATATCGAAATCCGGTGCAGTATTTGGCTGGG GAAAAAACACCCATGGGCAATTGGGGATCAACCATAACGAGAATAAAATGTTTCCCGAACATCTgaaaacacttaggaatattagAGTGAGATATATAGCGTGCGGGGAGGAGTTTTCTATGTTTTTAACGTTAGATGGAGGAGTTCTTACCTGCGGGTCTGGAATGTACGGACAACTAGGACACGGGACGATGAGCAATGAAATATTACCCAGACAg GTTATAGAACTGATGGGATCGACAATAACACAGATCGCCTGCGGTCGACAGCATTCGCTTGCGCTCGTTCCGTCTCGAGGAAGAGTGTACAGTTTCGGCACGGGCGGTTGTGGGCAATTGGGTGCCAGAAAAACGACGAACGCCTCAACGCCCCAAGTAGTTTTAGGTCCATGGGTATCTCCAAGTGGTATGTCACTGATTCCTGTAGCCCAAGATGTTAAAAATTTAGTCATCCATCGAATATTTGCAG GTGGTGACCATTGTTTCGTATCTGTGATAAAAAAAGACAGCAAAGTGCCTCCGTTCGATGGTCGTGACATCGATCCTTCGACTCAAATAACTATCCTTTCCTAtaattttgtaaagaatcttTTGCGGATATCAGCCAAAGACACGGTCGATCAAGACGTCTGGACTTTCCTGGAGACCGCGTTCAAAAGTTTGGCCTGCATGAACGGTTCGTTCCTATTGGACAATGACGCTCACTACATCTGCAACATTAGACATCACGGTGTCAATGTGGCAGTAGCCGAGGATGCCTTTTCTTATATAGCGAAGATTGAGAACGAGAGTATCAAAAATTTG ATTTGGAACGGCATAGTGGATAACATCATTCCTAGTCTTATTCCGTCGCCTCCTGACCAGGAAGCTCTCCGAATATATCTAACGCTACCGCTATATCACGAATTCAACAACCCCAAACAGCATAGTAAACTGCATAAACCGTTCGCAAACGCTGTACTTATGTTAACCAAAAATGCTACTAAT atAGTCTGTGCTTGGTGGAGGATGATGAGCAATGATTATTTCGAAAGACTAGTCAATTCCTTTAAGTCTGTAGCTAGTTTCATAATACGAAATCAAAAAGTACCTGAGGGATCG tTAATCTTTTATGATCCCAGTCTAGTTGCTGTATTGGATGTTCTTAAATTTCTCAACGATGTCAATCATTTAGAGGGAGGTTTAAAGGTGTCATACGATACCTTCTACATAAGTGACCTTACAGAATTTATGAATATCCGATACGACTATGTTTATTGGTTGCGACAGCAAGCGACACGTGTTCAG AGTGATAGAGTGCTTTTATGTAGCTACCCCTTTGTGTTCGACGCCAATGCAAAAGTTCAGTTGTTAGAAACAGACCAACAAATACAG ATGCACAACGCGATAACGGACGCCGCTCAGAGAGCAGCCATGGCTATGCTGTTTTCGCCACACAACTTGCATGCCATTCAAAGCCACCTCGTATTGAACGTTACCAGGGAAAATATTGTTGAAGACGCCATAAGAGAACTTATGAACAGTGATATTAATGATTTGAAGAAGCCATTGAGG GTTAGGTTTGCCGGAGAAGAGGCTGAAGATGCAGGAGGTGTTACAAAAGAATTCTTTTTGCTGTTATTAAGGGAAATTTTAGATCCCAAATACGGGATGTTCCAAGAATACGAAGAGACTAGAGCGATATGGTTTTCCGAGTCGTGTTTCGAAGACATTTCAATATACAATTTCATAG gcAAGTTTCTTGGCCTGGCGATCTACAACTTTACTATAATAGACATTCCTTTTCCTCTGGCTCTCTACAAGAAGCTTCTAGGCGAACCTATAG GATTAGCAGATCTAAAAGGTCTTTCACCCACAGTAGCGAATTCACTCCAGTGTCTTTTAGATTACACAGAGAATGATATGCAAGACGTGTTTTCCTTATATTTTGACATATCGAGAGAATCCTTCGGCGAGACCGTCACTATTCCTTTACAAGCTAACGGTTCAGATATTCCAGTAACTCAGGAGAACAA ACAAGACTATGTCACACTCTACGTTAACTACATTTTCAATGAAAGCGTCAAACATCAGTACGAAGCTTTTCGTGATGGATTTATGAGGGTGTGCGACAGTAAGCTGTTAGAACTGTTTCGCTCGCACGAACTAATGGACATGATAACTGGGAACGAAAACTATGATTGGCACGCTTTAGAAGAGGCGGCAGAATACAAAAACGG GTATAAATCGTCGGATAAAACGATCAGATGGTTCTGGGAGGTTATCCATGAAATGTCTTTAGCAGAGAAGAAAAAGTTTTTATTATTCTTAACTGGCAGCTACAGAATCCCTATTCAAGGAATGAAAGGAGTAAAG ATATATATCCAACCAACAAACGACGAGAAGTACTTGCCAGTGGCTCACACCTGTTTCAACTTGCTCGACTTGCCCAAGTACAAAACGAAGGAGCGGCTTAAATATAAGCTGATGCAAGCCATACAACAGACGGAAGGATTTTCCCTCGTTTAA
- the Herc4 gene encoding probable E3 ubiquitin-protein ligase HERC4 isoform X2 yields the protein MFGWGSTIHGELGLGGIEEEYIITPTNVDWYLANTVIKAALGENHTLLLTKEGKIYSCGSNDYGQLGHDQPRKRPQPVAGLEAHHIVGITCGSRHSMALNQWGQVFSWGSNLHGQLGYDTDEQIQAIPKTIRRLAAYSIVQICSGQRHSVALASSGEILTWGANNFGQLGVGHLPSKVESNPKIISTLLGVPIALVACGANHNFAISKSGAVFGWGKNTHGQLGINHNENKMFPEHLKTLRNIRVRYIACGEEFSMFLTLDGGVLTCGSGMYGQLGHGTMSNEILPRQVIELMGSTITQIACGRQHSLALVPSRGRVYSFGTGGCGQLGARKTTNASTPQVVLGPWVSPSGMSLIPVAQDVKNLVIHRIFAGGDHCFVSVIKKDSKVPPFDGRDIDPSTQITILSYNFVKNLLRISAKDTVDQDVWTFLETAFKSLACMNGSFLLDNDAHYICNIRHHGVNVAVAEDAFSYIAKIENESIKNLIWNGIVDNIIPSLIPSPPDQEALRIYLTLPLYHEFNNPKQHSKLHKPFANAVLMLTKNATNIVCAWWRMMSNDYFERLVNSFKSVASFIIRNQKVPEGSLIFYDPSLVAVLDVLKFLNDVNHLEGGLKVSYDTFYISDLTEFMNIRYDYVYWLRQQATRVQSDRVLLCSYPFVFDANAKVQLLETDQQIQMHNAITDAAQRAAMAMLFSPHNLHAIQSHLVLNVTRENIVEDAIRELMNSDINDLKKPLRVRFAGEEAEDAGGVTKEFFLLLLREILDPKYGMFQEYEETRAIWFSESCFEDISIYNFIGKFLGLAIYNFTIIDIPFPLALYKKLLGEPIGLADLKGLSPTVANSLQCLLDYTENDMQDVFSLYFDISRESFGETVTIPLQANGSDIPVTQENKQDYVTLYVNYIFNESVKHQYEAFRDGFMRVCDSKLLELFRSHELMDMITGNENYDWHALEEAAEYKNGYKSSDKTIRWFWEVIHEMSLAEKKKFLLFLTGSYRIPIQGMKGVKIYIQPTNDEKYLPVAHTCFNLLDLPKYKTKERLKYKLMQAIQQTEGFSLV from the exons ATGTTCGGCTGGGGAAGTACTATTCATGGCGAATTAGGATTGGGTGGTATTGAAGAGGAGTATATCATCACACCCACAAATGTAGACTGGTACTTGGCCAACACAGTCATTAAAGCAGCCTTGGGCGAAAACCACACTCTTCTCCTCACCAAAGAAGGGAAGATATACTCTTGTGGAAGCAATGACTATGGACAGTTGGGGCATGACCAGCCACGGAAGAGGCCAC AACCGGTAGCAGGACTAGAAGCTCATCATATAGTAGGAATAACATGCGGTTCCAGGCACTCCATGGCCTTGAATCAGTGGGGACAAGTGTTTTCGTGGGGATCGAATTTGCACGGACAATTGGGCTACGATACTGATGAACAAATCCAAGCAATACCGAAGACAATAAGGAGATTAGCCGCCTACAGTATAGTTCAGATTTGTTCGGGACAGAGGCATTCTGTGGCCTTAGCTAGCA GTGGTGAAATATTAACATGGGGGGCAAACAATTTTGGCCAACTTGGAGTAGGTCATCTTCCATCCAAAGTGGAATCCAACCCAAAAATAATATCCACTCTGTTAGGTGTTCCCATAGCACTTGTCGCTTGCGGTGCTAACCATAATTTTGCCATATCGAAATCCGGTGCAGTATTTGGCTGGG GAAAAAACACCCATGGGCAATTGGGGATCAACCATAACGAGAATAAAATGTTTCCCGAACATCTgaaaacacttaggaatattagAGTGAGATATATAGCGTGCGGGGAGGAGTTTTCTATGTTTTTAACGTTAGATGGAGGAGTTCTTACCTGCGGGTCTGGAATGTACGGACAACTAGGACACGGGACGATGAGCAATGAAATATTACCCAGACAg GTTATAGAACTGATGGGATCGACAATAACACAGATCGCCTGCGGTCGACAGCATTCGCTTGCGCTCGTTCCGTCTCGAGGAAGAGTGTACAGTTTCGGCACGGGCGGTTGTGGGCAATTGGGTGCCAGAAAAACGACGAACGCCTCAACGCCCCAAGTAGTTTTAGGTCCATGGGTATCTCCAAGTGGTATGTCACTGATTCCTGTAGCCCAAGATGTTAAAAATTTAGTCATCCATCGAATATTTGCAG GTGGTGACCATTGTTTCGTATCTGTGATAAAAAAAGACAGCAAAGTGCCTCCGTTCGATGGTCGTGACATCGATCCTTCGACTCAAATAACTATCCTTTCCTAtaattttgtaaagaatcttTTGCGGATATCAGCCAAAGACACGGTCGATCAAGACGTCTGGACTTTCCTGGAGACCGCGTTCAAAAGTTTGGCCTGCATGAACGGTTCGTTCCTATTGGACAATGACGCTCACTACATCTGCAACATTAGACATCACGGTGTCAATGTGGCAGTAGCCGAGGATGCCTTTTCTTATATAGCGAAGATTGAGAACGAGAGTATCAAAAATTTG ATTTGGAACGGCATAGTGGATAACATCATTCCTAGTCTTATTCCGTCGCCTCCTGACCAGGAAGCTCTCCGAATATATCTAACGCTACCGCTATATCACGAATTCAACAACCCCAAACAGCATAGTAAACTGCATAAACCGTTCGCAAACGCTGTACTTATGTTAACCAAAAATGCTACTAAT atAGTCTGTGCTTGGTGGAGGATGATGAGCAATGATTATTTCGAAAGACTAGTCAATTCCTTTAAGTCTGTAGCTAGTTTCATAATACGAAATCAAAAAGTACCTGAGGGATCG tTAATCTTTTATGATCCCAGTCTAGTTGCTGTATTGGATGTTCTTAAATTTCTCAACGATGTCAATCATTTAGAGGGAGGTTTAAAGGTGTCATACGATACCTTCTACATAAGTGACCTTACAGAATTTATGAATATCCGATACGACTATGTTTATTGGTTGCGACAGCAAGCGACACGTGTTCAG AGTGATAGAGTGCTTTTATGTAGCTACCCCTTTGTGTTCGACGCCAATGCAAAAGTTCAGTTGTTAGAAACAGACCAACAAATACAG ATGCACAACGCGATAACGGACGCCGCTCAGAGAGCAGCCATGGCTATGCTGTTTTCGCCACACAACTTGCATGCCATTCAAAGCCACCTCGTATTGAACGTTACCAGGGAAAATATTGTTGAAGACGCCATAAGAGAACTTATGAACAGTGATATTAATGATTTGAAGAAGCCATTGAGG GTTAGGTTTGCCGGAGAAGAGGCTGAAGATGCAGGAGGTGTTACAAAAGAATTCTTTTTGCTGTTATTAAGGGAAATTTTAGATCCCAAATACGGGATGTTCCAAGAATACGAAGAGACTAGAGCGATATGGTTTTCCGAGTCGTGTTTCGAAGACATTTCAATATACAATTTCATAG gcAAGTTTCTTGGCCTGGCGATCTACAACTTTACTATAATAGACATTCCTTTTCCTCTGGCTCTCTACAAGAAGCTTCTAGGCGAACCTATAG GATTAGCAGATCTAAAAGGTCTTTCACCCACAGTAGCGAATTCACTCCAGTGTCTTTTAGATTACACAGAGAATGATATGCAAGACGTGTTTTCCTTATATTTTGACATATCGAGAGAATCCTTCGGCGAGACCGTCACTATTCCTTTACAAGCTAACGGTTCAGATATTCCAGTAACTCAGGAGAACAA ACAAGACTATGTCACACTCTACGTTAACTACATTTTCAATGAAAGCGTCAAACATCAGTACGAAGCTTTTCGTGATGGATTTATGAGGGTGTGCGACAGTAAGCTGTTAGAACTGTTTCGCTCGCACGAACTAATGGACATGATAACTGGGAACGAAAACTATGATTGGCACGCTTTAGAAGAGGCGGCAGAATACAAAAACGG GTATAAATCGTCGGATAAAACGATCAGATGGTTCTGGGAGGTTATCCATGAAATGTCTTTAGCAGAGAAGAAAAAGTTTTTATTATTCTTAACTGGCAGCTACAGAATCCCTATTCAAGGAATGAAAGGAGTAAAG ATATATATCCAACCAACAAACGACGAGAAGTACTTGCCAGTGGCTCACACCTGTTTCAACTTGCTCGACTTGCCCAAGTACAAAACGAAGGAGCGGCTTAAATATAAGCTGATGCAAGCCATACAACAGACGGAAGGATTTTCCCTCGTTTAA